From one Eleginops maclovinus isolate JMC-PN-2008 ecotype Puerto Natales chromosome 7, JC_Emac_rtc_rv5, whole genome shotgun sequence genomic stretch:
- the morc3a gene encoding MORC family CW-type zinc finger protein 3a isoform X1 has protein sequence MTAQADRGVPFSTLCPKFLHSNSTSHTWPFSAIAELIDNAYDPDVNAKQCWINKTVVQKKDCFSFMDNGNGLDNEKMHKMLSFGYSDKTPVKGVKPIGMYGNGFKSGAMRLGKDAIVFSKSDSLSCVGMLSQTYLEEIGANQIIVPIVCFEQKKKNKFSVREEHKKSLQDILDYSPFKKQEDILAEIDAISSHGSKTGTRIIIWNLRSSSSGTTEFDVESDRYDIRIPSELYKTMTDTSLQHDRLTSNVPESFYSLRAYCSILYLKPRMQIIIRGQKVKSQLIAKTLAYVKKDHYKPTNLNKRIPITFGYNTKSKDQYGIMMYHKNRLIKAYERVGCQQKANSKGVGVIGIIECYFLEPTHNKQSFNETDIYRKTMNNLGTKLEEYWKEVNYRRKQENPNSTIPMEDTTKRPDQNWVQCDECLHWRKLPDGIDCDNLPEKWYCRLNPDPQFRTCQAEQEPVDSDNELQPSYCKTYKQKEKEDRKIQEKKAEEAQKREDDLRVAQLMKKAQRSPQAVASPSTPTTPKSRFAHMSSQGGVARALSTQLRSSPFSQAARSPSGTADHPYISNVCSLAKPFLSRGKRSLPASPQTTPKRPRENDLRQGKLDTSPTVNVSPWRSSSVLDDNEKDDDDLCIVETAITPKPTKLPVDLIKVEIKAEQSDADVGMLIEFSNDATLDNGLEINAVGTSSTAVGTSSSTALPPEVSSSTTQTDVCKVKKEETDQIQIEWGERVGLSTSTKSDVTHPSGVTGGVGSVKVFEVQGQQDQLMQETAQERDSYKEQVQTLTCQLQDAQSRLQELLQISVKERSNQACQTEDNEEKDYKGLFDKAKQKVEELIKEKVLLEATKLSTDQCDKNEIDEIAMQVDGLMRQLDKKDKESEELRSLLTSLEEEKANLASQCEELRLNLQQERENAQEKSRIQNSVTDSTVQTDPEEAGEASTSGTGSSSETSRSLIELRHNIGRLLLSYVPGLELDQVNYECNVIDEILEQLLYSGVSVVSRDGATN, from the exons ACAATGCCTATGATCCAGATGTCAATGCCAAACAGTGCTGGATCAATAAGACTGTGGTCCAAAAAAAGGACTGCTTTAGCTTTATGGATAACGGAAATGGACTGGACAATGAGAAAATGCATAAGATGCTCAG CTTTGGGTACAGTGACAAGACTCCTGTAAAGGGTGTAAAGCCGATTGGTATGTACGGCAACGGTTTCAAGTCTGGAGCCATGCGCCTCGGCAAAGACGCCATCGTGTTTTCGAAGTCAGACAGTTTGTCCTGCGTTGGAATGCTCTCTCAGACCTACCTGGAAGAGATTGGTGCTAATCAAATAATTGTTCCCATTGTGTGctttgaacagaaaaaaaaaaacaagt TCAGTGTAAGGGAAGAACACAAGAAGAGTCTTCAGGACATTCTGGACTATTCCCCATTCAAGAAACAGGAAGATATTCTGGCTGAGATCGATGCCATCAGTTCCCATGGGTCCAAAACTGGCACACGGATCATCATCTGGAATCTACGCAG TTCATCCAGTGGAACAACAGAGTTTGATGTTGAGAGTGACCGCTACGATATCCGAATACCATCTGAACTGTACAAGACAATGACGGACACTTCTCTACAACATGACAGGCTCACGTCAAACGTCCCCGAGAGTTTTTACTCACTGCGG GCATATTGCAGTATCCTCTACTTAAAGCCTCGGATGCAGATCATCATACGGGGTCAAAAGGTGAAATCTCAGCTCATTGCTAAGACTCTGGCCTACGTCAAAAAGGACCACTACAAGCCCACAAACCTG aacaaACGCATTCCCATCACTTTTGGCTACAACACCAAAAGTAAAGACCAGTATGGCATTATGATGTATCACAAGAATCGGCTGATCAAAGCCTATGAGCGTGTAGGCTGCCAGCAGAAG GCCAACAGCAAAGGTGTTGGGGTCATTGGGATCATAGAGTGTTACTTTCTGGAACCTACTCACAACAAACAGAGCTTTAATGAGACAGACATATACAG gaAGACAATGAACAACTTGGGGACCAAACTAGAGGAGTACTGGAAAGAAGTTAACTACAGAAGAAAGCAAGAGAATCCAAACAGCACCATACCCATGGAAGATACCAC TAAGCGACCAGATCAAAACTGGGTGCAGTGTGATGAGTGTTTGCACTGGCGCAAACTACCTGATGGGATCGACTGCGACAACCTGCCAGAGAAGTGGTACTGCCGTTTGAACCCGGATCCTCAGTTCAG GACCTGCCAGGCAGAACAGGAGCCTGTGGACTCAGACAACGAACTGCAACCTTCGTACTGCAAGACatacaaacaaaa AGAAAAGGAGGACAGAAAGATTCAAGAGAAAAAG gCTGAGGAGGCACAAAAGCGGGAGGACGATCTGCGTGTGGCTCAACTCATGAAAAAGGCCCAAAGATCGCCGCAG GCTGTCGCTTCCCCCTCCACACCCACTACCCCAAAGAGTAGGTTTGCCCACATGTCGTCCCAAGGAGGGGTTGCGAGAGCTCTATCCACTCAACTGAGGTCTTCCCCCTTTTCACAAGCTg cTCGCAGCCCTTCAGGTACGGCTGATCATCCATATATATCCAATGTATGCTCACTGGCAAAACCCTTCCTGAG CAGGGGGAAAAGATCCCTGCCTGCTTCTCCACAAACAACGCCCAAAAGACCGAGAGAGAATGACTTGCGTCAGGGCAAATTAGACACATCACCAACAGTGAATGTGAGCCCGTGGAGATCATCATCAGTTCTCGATGATAATGAAAAAGATGATGATGACCTTTGCATCGTGGAGACGGCCATTACCCCCAAGCCAACTAAACTTCCCGTTGACTTGATTAAAGTGGAGATAAAGGCAGAGCAAAGTGATGCAGACGTGGGCATGCTGATAGAGTTCAGCAATGATGCTACTTTGGATAACGGCCTAGAGATAAATGCTGTGGGAACAAGCTCTACAGCTGTGGGAACCAGTTCCTCCACAGCACTCCCTCCAGAGGTGTCCAGCAGCACCACCCAAACAGATGTATGCAAAGTAAAGAAGGAAGAAACAGACCAAATTCAAATTGAATGGGGGGAGAGAGTGGGGCTGAGTACATCTACTAAGAGTGATGTAACACATCCTTCAGGTGTGACTGGAGGTGTCGGCAGTGTCAAGGTGTTTGAGGTACAGGGACAACAGGACCAGCTTATGCAGGAAACCGCTCAGGAGAGAGATTCCTATAAAGAGCAGGTGCAGACACTCACCTGCCAACTGCAAGACGCGcagagcagactgcaggagctgttGCAGATCAGTGTAAAGGAGCGCTCTAACCAGGCCTGCCAGACGGAGGATAATGAGGAGAAGGACTACAAAGGTCTGTTTGATAAGGCCAAACAGAAAGTGGAAGAACTTATTAAGGAAAAGGTTTTACTGGAAGCCACCAAACTCAGTACAGACCAATGTGACAAAAATGAAATTGACGAGATAGCAATGCAAGTGGACGGTCTGATGCGGCAGCTGGATAAAAAAGACAAGGAGAGTGAAGAACTGCGCTCACTG TTGACCAGTCTGGAAGAGGAAAAGGCAAACCTGGCATCCCAGTGTGAGGAACTCAGGTTGAacctgcagcaggagagggaaaacGCACAAGAGAAAAGTAGAATTCAAAACAGTGTCACTGATTCTACTGTACAAACAGATCCagaggaggcaggagaggcaTCTACCTCTGGCACAGGCTCAAGCTCGGAGACATCCAGAAG tTTGATTGAGCTGAGGCACAACATCGGGCGCCTTCTCCTCTCCTACGTGCCTGGTTTGGAACTGGACCAGGTCAATTACGAGTGCAATGTCATTGATGAGATCCTAGAACAGCTTCTCTATAGTGGGGTGTCTGTTGTCTCAAGAGACGGAGCAACAAATTAA
- the morc3a gene encoding MORC family CW-type zinc finger protein 3a isoform X2 encodes MTAQADRGVPFSTLCPKFLHSNSTSHTWPFSAIAELIDNAYDPDVNAKQCWINKTVVQKKDCFSFMDNGNGLDNEKMHKMLSFGYSDKTPVKGVKPIGMYGNGFKSGAMRLGKDAIVFSKSDSLSCVGMLSQTYLEEIGANQIIVPIVCFEQKKKNKFSVREEHKKSLQDILDYSPFKKQEDILAEIDAISSHGSKTGTRIIIWNLRSSSSGTTEFDVESDRYDIRIPSELYKTMTDTSLQHDRLTSNVPESFYSLRAYCSILYLKPRMQIIIRGQKVKSQLIAKTLAYVKKDHYKPTNLNKRIPITFGYNTKSKDQYGIMMYHKNRLIKAYERVGCQQKANSKGVGVIGIIECYFLEPTHNKQSFNETDIYRKTMNNLGTKLEEYWKEVNYRRKQENPNSTIPMEDTTKRPDQNWVQCDECLHWRKLPDGIDCDNLPEKWYCRLNPDPQFRTCQAEQEPVDSDNELQPSYCKTYKQKEKEDRKIQEKKAEEAQKREDDLRVAQLMKKAQRSPQAVASPSTPTTPKSRFAHMSSQGGVARALSTQLRSSPFSQAARSPSGTADHPYISNVCSLAKPFLRGKRSLPASPQTTPKRPRENDLRQGKLDTSPTVNVSPWRSSSVLDDNEKDDDDLCIVETAITPKPTKLPVDLIKVEIKAEQSDADVGMLIEFSNDATLDNGLEINAVGTSSTAVGTSSSTALPPEVSSSTTQTDVCKVKKEETDQIQIEWGERVGLSTSTKSDVTHPSGVTGGVGSVKVFEVQGQQDQLMQETAQERDSYKEQVQTLTCQLQDAQSRLQELLQISVKERSNQACQTEDNEEKDYKGLFDKAKQKVEELIKEKVLLEATKLSTDQCDKNEIDEIAMQVDGLMRQLDKKDKESEELRSLLTSLEEEKANLASQCEELRLNLQQERENAQEKSRIQNSVTDSTVQTDPEEAGEASTSGTGSSSETSRSLIELRHNIGRLLLSYVPGLELDQVNYECNVIDEILEQLLYSGVSVVSRDGATN; translated from the exons ACAATGCCTATGATCCAGATGTCAATGCCAAACAGTGCTGGATCAATAAGACTGTGGTCCAAAAAAAGGACTGCTTTAGCTTTATGGATAACGGAAATGGACTGGACAATGAGAAAATGCATAAGATGCTCAG CTTTGGGTACAGTGACAAGACTCCTGTAAAGGGTGTAAAGCCGATTGGTATGTACGGCAACGGTTTCAAGTCTGGAGCCATGCGCCTCGGCAAAGACGCCATCGTGTTTTCGAAGTCAGACAGTTTGTCCTGCGTTGGAATGCTCTCTCAGACCTACCTGGAAGAGATTGGTGCTAATCAAATAATTGTTCCCATTGTGTGctttgaacagaaaaaaaaaaacaagt TCAGTGTAAGGGAAGAACACAAGAAGAGTCTTCAGGACATTCTGGACTATTCCCCATTCAAGAAACAGGAAGATATTCTGGCTGAGATCGATGCCATCAGTTCCCATGGGTCCAAAACTGGCACACGGATCATCATCTGGAATCTACGCAG TTCATCCAGTGGAACAACAGAGTTTGATGTTGAGAGTGACCGCTACGATATCCGAATACCATCTGAACTGTACAAGACAATGACGGACACTTCTCTACAACATGACAGGCTCACGTCAAACGTCCCCGAGAGTTTTTACTCACTGCGG GCATATTGCAGTATCCTCTACTTAAAGCCTCGGATGCAGATCATCATACGGGGTCAAAAGGTGAAATCTCAGCTCATTGCTAAGACTCTGGCCTACGTCAAAAAGGACCACTACAAGCCCACAAACCTG aacaaACGCATTCCCATCACTTTTGGCTACAACACCAAAAGTAAAGACCAGTATGGCATTATGATGTATCACAAGAATCGGCTGATCAAAGCCTATGAGCGTGTAGGCTGCCAGCAGAAG GCCAACAGCAAAGGTGTTGGGGTCATTGGGATCATAGAGTGTTACTTTCTGGAACCTACTCACAACAAACAGAGCTTTAATGAGACAGACATATACAG gaAGACAATGAACAACTTGGGGACCAAACTAGAGGAGTACTGGAAAGAAGTTAACTACAGAAGAAAGCAAGAGAATCCAAACAGCACCATACCCATGGAAGATACCAC TAAGCGACCAGATCAAAACTGGGTGCAGTGTGATGAGTGTTTGCACTGGCGCAAACTACCTGATGGGATCGACTGCGACAACCTGCCAGAGAAGTGGTACTGCCGTTTGAACCCGGATCCTCAGTTCAG GACCTGCCAGGCAGAACAGGAGCCTGTGGACTCAGACAACGAACTGCAACCTTCGTACTGCAAGACatacaaacaaaa AGAAAAGGAGGACAGAAAGATTCAAGAGAAAAAG gCTGAGGAGGCACAAAAGCGGGAGGACGATCTGCGTGTGGCTCAACTCATGAAAAAGGCCCAAAGATCGCCGCAG GCTGTCGCTTCCCCCTCCACACCCACTACCCCAAAGAGTAGGTTTGCCCACATGTCGTCCCAAGGAGGGGTTGCGAGAGCTCTATCCACTCAACTGAGGTCTTCCCCCTTTTCACAAGCTg cTCGCAGCCCTTCAGGTACGGCTGATCATCCATATATATCCAATGTATGCTCACTGGCAAAACCCTTCCTGAG GGGGAAAAGATCCCTGCCTGCTTCTCCACAAACAACGCCCAAAAGACCGAGAGAGAATGACTTGCGTCAGGGCAAATTAGACACATCACCAACAGTGAATGTGAGCCCGTGGAGATCATCATCAGTTCTCGATGATAATGAAAAAGATGATGATGACCTTTGCATCGTGGAGACGGCCATTACCCCCAAGCCAACTAAACTTCCCGTTGACTTGATTAAAGTGGAGATAAAGGCAGAGCAAAGTGATGCAGACGTGGGCATGCTGATAGAGTTCAGCAATGATGCTACTTTGGATAACGGCCTAGAGATAAATGCTGTGGGAACAAGCTCTACAGCTGTGGGAACCAGTTCCTCCACAGCACTCCCTCCAGAGGTGTCCAGCAGCACCACCCAAACAGATGTATGCAAAGTAAAGAAGGAAGAAACAGACCAAATTCAAATTGAATGGGGGGAGAGAGTGGGGCTGAGTACATCTACTAAGAGTGATGTAACACATCCTTCAGGTGTGACTGGAGGTGTCGGCAGTGTCAAGGTGTTTGAGGTACAGGGACAACAGGACCAGCTTATGCAGGAAACCGCTCAGGAGAGAGATTCCTATAAAGAGCAGGTGCAGACACTCACCTGCCAACTGCAAGACGCGcagagcagactgcaggagctgttGCAGATCAGTGTAAAGGAGCGCTCTAACCAGGCCTGCCAGACGGAGGATAATGAGGAGAAGGACTACAAAGGTCTGTTTGATAAGGCCAAACAGAAAGTGGAAGAACTTATTAAGGAAAAGGTTTTACTGGAAGCCACCAAACTCAGTACAGACCAATGTGACAAAAATGAAATTGACGAGATAGCAATGCAAGTGGACGGTCTGATGCGGCAGCTGGATAAAAAAGACAAGGAGAGTGAAGAACTGCGCTCACTG TTGACCAGTCTGGAAGAGGAAAAGGCAAACCTGGCATCCCAGTGTGAGGAACTCAGGTTGAacctgcagcaggagagggaaaacGCACAAGAGAAAAGTAGAATTCAAAACAGTGTCACTGATTCTACTGTACAAACAGATCCagaggaggcaggagaggcaTCTACCTCTGGCACAGGCTCAAGCTCGGAGACATCCAGAAG tTTGATTGAGCTGAGGCACAACATCGGGCGCCTTCTCCTCTCCTACGTGCCTGGTTTGGAACTGGACCAGGTCAATTACGAGTGCAATGTCATTGATGAGATCCTAGAACAGCTTCTCTATAGTGGGGTGTCTGTTGTCTCAAGAGACGGAGCAACAAATTAA